In a genomic window of Nocardiopsis mwathae:
- the galE gene encoding UDP-glucose 4-epimerase GalE, giving the protein MKVLLTGGAGYIGTHTAVELIRAGHDVVVLDALTNGHAEAVRRVERITGRTVPFYPEDCADPVVMEKVLTDHPVDAVIHCAGLKAVGESTEQPLRYYRNNLDALLTVCEAMQAHGVRRMVFSSSATVYGDPARVPITEDMPLSVTNPYGATKLFIEQILTDLAAADERWEVISLRYFNPIGAHESGLIGEDPHGVPNNLFPYIAQVAAGSRARVRVFGADYDTPDGTGVRDYLHVTDLALGHLAALEHLAGTPGHRVYNLGTGQGTSVLESIAAFERACGRPVPYEIVERRPGDIATCYADPSAARRDLGWRTTRGIDEACADAWRWQSANPRGFADG; this is encoded by the coding sequence ATGAAGGTATTGCTGACCGGTGGCGCCGGATATATCGGGACGCATACCGCCGTCGAGCTCATCAGAGCCGGCCACGACGTCGTGGTGCTCGACGCGCTCACCAACGGCCACGCCGAAGCCGTCCGCCGGGTCGAGCGCATCACCGGCCGCACCGTCCCCTTCTACCCGGAGGACTGCGCCGACCCCGTGGTCATGGAGAAGGTCCTCACCGACCACCCCGTCGACGCCGTCATCCACTGCGCCGGGCTCAAGGCCGTGGGGGAGTCCACCGAGCAGCCGCTGCGCTACTACCGCAACAACCTCGACGCGCTGCTCACCGTGTGCGAGGCCATGCAGGCCCACGGCGTGCGCCGCATGGTCTTCAGCTCCTCGGCGACCGTCTACGGCGACCCGGCCCGCGTGCCGATCACCGAGGACATGCCGCTGTCGGTCACCAACCCCTACGGCGCCACCAAGCTGTTCATCGAGCAGATCCTCACCGACCTGGCCGCCGCCGACGAGCGGTGGGAGGTCATCTCGCTGCGCTACTTCAACCCGATCGGCGCGCACGAAAGCGGCCTGATCGGGGAGGACCCCCACGGCGTCCCCAACAACCTCTTCCCCTACATCGCCCAGGTCGCCGCGGGGAGCCGCGCCCGGGTGCGGGTCTTCGGCGCCGACTACGACACCCCCGACGGCACCGGCGTGCGCGACTACCTGCACGTCACCGACCTCGCCCTGGGACACCTCGCCGCCTTGGAGCACCTGGCCGGGACCCCCGGGCACCGTGTCTACAACCTCGGCACCGGGCAGGGCACCTCGGTCCTGGAGTCCATCGCGGCGTTCGAGCGCGCCTGCGGCCGCCCCGTCCCCTACGAGATCGTGGAGCGCCGCCCCGGCGACATCGCCACCTGCTATGCCGATCCGTCCGCCGCCCGCCGCGATCTCGGCTGGCGGACGACCCGCGGTATCGACGAGGCGTGCGCCGACGCCTGGCGCTGGCAGTCCGCCAACCCCCGCGGCTTCGCGGACGGCTGA
- a CDS encoding FAD-dependent oxidoreductase, giving the protein MTRTHTTTVAIAGGGPAGIMLGLLLARAGVDVTVLEKHGDFLRDFRGDTVHPSTLQLLDELGLAEEMERIPHRKVRSLAVGNTEAPVVRVDLDRLPGRYRYVAMTPQWDFLNMLVEHAERYPGFRILMNAEATDLIREGGAVRGLRYSDAEGEHELRAVLTVSADGRNSVLRRAAGLASREFGSPMDVLWLRVDRTPDAGSGLQARIGDGAMAVGIDRGDYWQIAFLIPKGGLEDIRSRPVTEFQDTLLEMLPYLDEKSVRAVDDWDEVAFLEVRMDRLERWYTPGYLCIGDAAHAMSPVGGVGINLAVQDAVATANLLCDALHRAQADPRRFERTLNPELLARVQRRRMFPTVGTQALQSVVQRRLIAQALSTTPEEPFDVPIALRALAASGALSWVGTRVLMLGLRPEHVRTPDRSPGAE; this is encoded by the coding sequence ATGACACGCACCCACACCACCACCGTCGCCATCGCCGGGGGCGGCCCGGCCGGGATCATGCTCGGCCTGCTGCTCGCCCGCGCCGGAGTCGACGTCACCGTCCTGGAGAAGCACGGCGACTTCCTGCGGGACTTCCGCGGCGACACCGTGCACCCCTCCACCCTGCAACTCCTCGACGAACTGGGGCTGGCCGAGGAGATGGAGCGGATCCCGCACCGCAAGGTCCGCTCCCTGGCCGTCGGCAACACCGAGGCACCCGTCGTCCGTGTCGACCTCGACCGCCTGCCCGGCCGCTACCGCTACGTCGCGATGACGCCGCAGTGGGACTTTCTGAACATGCTCGTCGAGCACGCCGAGCGCTACCCCGGATTCCGGATCCTGATGAACGCCGAGGCCACCGACCTCATCCGGGAAGGGGGCGCGGTCAGGGGGCTGCGCTACTCCGACGCCGAGGGCGAGCACGAACTGCGCGCCGTGCTCACCGTCTCCGCCGACGGCCGCAACTCCGTGCTGCGCCGCGCCGCCGGGCTGGCCTCGCGGGAGTTCGGCAGCCCCATGGACGTCCTGTGGCTGCGCGTGGACCGCACCCCGGACGCGGGGTCCGGACTCCAGGCCCGCATCGGCGACGGCGCCATGGCCGTGGGGATCGACCGCGGCGACTACTGGCAGATCGCGTTCCTGATCCCCAAGGGAGGGCTGGAGGACATCCGTTCCCGGCCGGTCACCGAGTTCCAGGACACCCTCCTGGAGATGCTGCCGTACCTGGACGAGAAGTCGGTGCGCGCGGTCGACGACTGGGACGAGGTCGCGTTCCTGGAGGTCCGGATGGACCGGCTGGAGCGCTGGTACACGCCCGGATACCTGTGCATCGGCGATGCCGCGCACGCGATGAGCCCGGTCGGCGGGGTCGGCATCAACCTGGCGGTCCAGGACGCCGTCGCCACCGCCAACCTGCTGTGCGACGCCCTGCACCGGGCGCAGGCCGACCCCCGCCGCTTCGAGCGGACGCTCAACCCGGAGCTGCTGGCCCGGGTGCAGAGGCGGCGCATGTTCCCGACGGTGGGCACCCAGGCCCTGCAGAGCGTGGTGCAGCGGCGGCTCATCGCCCAGGCGCTGAGCACCACGCCCGAGGAGCCGTTCGACGTGCCGATCGCGCTGCGGGCACTCGCCGCGAGCGGGGCGCTGTCGTGGGTGGGCACGCGGGTGCTCATGCTCGGGCTGCGTCCGGAGCACGTGCGCACGCCCGACCGGTCACCCGGGGCCGAGTGA
- a CDS encoding succinic semialdehyde dehydrogenase: MGIATGSTEISALDPATVERLTRRVAGTSGRSTTTTAPFTGKPLAELPESTAADVRDAFQRARTAQRAWATASPRDRVAPFLRFHDLVLDRQQEILDILQAETGKARRHAFEEVYDAAAGTLYYARQAPAMLRRRRVPGAVPGATRAYVHRQAKGAVSVISPWNYPLALPVGDAVPALLAGNAVVAKPDTQTALSALWAIDLLVEAGLPEDLWIPVLGDPAEIGDPLIDHSDYVAFTGSSAAGAKIAQRAASRLIGCSAELGGKNPAIVCEDADLDWTVEGALRACFSNAGQLCISMERMYVHDAIFDEFAERFAVAANAMELNTRYDFSADMGSLTYQRQLDRVIDHVDQAREKGATILAGGRPRTDIGPLFYAPTVMTDVEPTMAACAEETFGPLVSLYRFTDESEAVERANATDYGLNASVWTRDTARGRRIAEGIRAGTVNINEGYGAAWASYGGPMGGMGKSGLGRRHGAEGLLRYTEPQTIASQHFVGFGGTPDMDGATLAALMTRGARLMKRFHIR; encoded by the coding sequence ATGGGTATCGCCACAGGTTCCACCGAGATCTCGGCCCTGGACCCCGCGACCGTGGAGCGCCTGACGCGCCGCGTCGCCGGCACCTCCGGCCGCAGTACGACCACCACCGCCCCGTTCACCGGCAAGCCCCTGGCCGAACTCCCCGAGTCGACCGCCGCCGACGTGCGCGACGCGTTCCAGCGCGCCCGGACCGCCCAGCGGGCCTGGGCCACGGCCTCCCCCCGCGACCGGGTCGCCCCCTTCCTCCGCTTCCACGACCTCGTGCTGGACCGCCAGCAGGAGATCCTGGACATCCTCCAGGCCGAGACCGGCAAGGCCCGGCGGCACGCCTTCGAGGAGGTCTACGACGCCGCCGCGGGGACCCTCTACTACGCGCGCCAGGCACCGGCCATGCTGCGCCGCCGACGCGTCCCCGGCGCCGTGCCCGGCGCCACCCGGGCCTACGTGCACCGCCAGGCCAAGGGCGCCGTCAGCGTCATCTCGCCGTGGAACTACCCGCTGGCCCTCCCCGTCGGCGATGCCGTGCCCGCGCTGCTGGCCGGCAACGCCGTCGTCGCGAAACCCGATACCCAGACCGCGCTGAGCGCCCTGTGGGCCATCGACCTGCTCGTCGAGGCCGGTCTCCCCGAAGACCTGTGGATCCCGGTCCTGGGGGACCCCGCCGAGATCGGCGACCCGCTCATCGACCACTCCGACTACGTCGCCTTCACCGGCTCCTCGGCGGCCGGCGCGAAGATCGCCCAGCGCGCCGCGAGCCGCCTCATCGGCTGCTCGGCCGAACTCGGCGGCAAGAACCCGGCGATCGTGTGCGAGGACGCCGACCTCGACTGGACCGTCGAGGGCGCGCTGCGCGCCTGCTTCAGCAACGCCGGGCAGCTGTGCATCTCCATGGAGCGCATGTACGTCCACGACGCGATCTTCGACGAGTTCGCCGAGCGCTTCGCGGTGGCCGCCAACGCGATGGAGCTCAACACCCGCTACGACTTCTCCGCCGACATGGGGTCGCTCACCTACCAGCGCCAGCTCGACCGCGTCATCGACCACGTCGACCAGGCCCGGGAGAAGGGGGCGACGATCCTCGCCGGAGGGCGGCCCCGGACCGACATCGGCCCGCTGTTCTACGCGCCCACCGTCATGACCGACGTCGAGCCGACCATGGCCGCCTGTGCGGAGGAGACCTTCGGCCCGCTCGTCTCGCTCTACCGGTTCACCGACGAGAGCGAGGCCGTCGAGCGCGCCAACGCCACCGACTACGGGCTCAACGCCAGTGTGTGGACCCGCGACACCGCCCGGGGCCGCCGGATCGCCGAAGGCATCCGCGCGGGCACCGTCAACATCAACGAGGGCTACGGCGCCGCGTGGGCCAGCTACGGCGGCCCGATGGGCGGCATGGGGAAGTCCGGCCTCGGGCGGCGCCACGGCGCCGAGGGGCTGCTGCGCTACACCGAACCGCAGACCATCGCCAGCCAGCACTTCGTCGGTTTCGGCGGCACCCCGGACATGGACGGCGCGACTCTCGCCGCCCTGATGACCCGCGGTGCCCGGCTGATGAAGCGGTTCCACATCCGCTGA
- a CDS encoding methanogen output domain 1-containing protein, translating into MRVIDAAVPLERDDFMRRLLTELAASLEAVVGLEEASGYIALAGQRMGDALGDLYTRELELDNLDRHQIAEVLVDLYRRIQGDFYIVSQDEDRIVLGNRTCPFGAPVLGNEALCTMTSSVFGNLTARYLGYAKVDLTETIARHHARCMVVIHLNPGPDADRAPGNEYYGGFDEFPATLPPCVGGDGADGRERG; encoded by the coding sequence ATGCGAGTAATAGATGCCGCTGTCCCACTGGAACGAGACGACTTCATGCGCCGCCTCCTCACCGAACTCGCGGCCTCCCTGGAAGCCGTCGTCGGACTCGAAGAAGCGTCCGGTTACATCGCTCTGGCGGGACAGCGCATGGGGGATGCGCTCGGCGACCTCTACACCAGGGAACTGGAGCTGGACAACCTCGACCGCCACCAGATCGCCGAAGTACTCGTCGATCTCTACCGCCGGATCCAGGGAGACTTCTACATCGTCTCCCAGGACGAGGACCGCATCGTCCTCGGCAACCGGACCTGCCCCTTCGGCGCCCCGGTCCTGGGCAACGAGGCGCTGTGCACCATGACGTCCAGCGTCTTCGGCAACCTCACCGCGCGCTACCTCGGCTATGCCAAGGTCGACCTGACCGAGACCATCGCCCGCCACCACGCCCGCTGCATGGTGGTGATCCACCTGAACCCCGGGCCCGACGCCGACCGGGCACCCGGCAACGAGTACTACGGCGGGTTCGACGAGTTCCCGGCCACCCTCCCGCCGTGCGTCGGCGGCGACGGCGCGGACGGCCGTGAGCGCGGGTGA
- a CDS encoding SpoIIE family protein phosphatase has protein sequence MSAGELFGAITRTVSEPMLLVAISGTILGANPAMRRTFPEAGAGSNLYDLTADDADDTAETLWRWARCGAPIVGALALRGPDGGTHRCHCFGARAAWAADASGEPVVQVRLVPPGRRGRFPRPSARDERERHLRARLEREHEVAAEVQRSFLPDHIDGTVLSVAVDYRPTAHGAEIGGDWYDVFGIPDTERVALVIGDVAGHRLSEAMVMAELRSALRAAALEEEAPADRVVSRVDRYVDTYLPASMATACFLVYEPAEARLTYANAGHVPPLLLRADGRCEPLDAVVDPPLGCSLGAARTRDRVGVGTGDMLVLYTDGVVERRGESLDVGLGELADLLTGLGGPGPTQVCSAIMEWSSAIGHADDRAVLAARF, from the coding sequence GTGAGCGCGGGTGAACTGTTCGGTGCGATCACCCGCACCGTGAGCGAGCCGATGCTGCTCGTCGCCATCTCCGGCACCATCCTCGGGGCGAACCCCGCCATGCGCCGCACCTTCCCCGAGGCCGGAGCCGGGTCCAACCTCTACGACCTGACCGCCGATGATGCCGACGACACCGCCGAGACCCTCTGGCGGTGGGCGCGGTGCGGTGCCCCGATCGTCGGCGCCCTCGCCCTGCGGGGTCCCGACGGCGGCACCCACCGCTGCCACTGCTTCGGAGCGCGGGCGGCCTGGGCGGCCGACGCCTCCGGCGAGCCGGTCGTACAGGTCCGGCTCGTCCCCCCGGGCCGCCGCGGACGCTTCCCCCGGCCGTCAGCGCGCGACGAGCGCGAACGCCACCTCCGTGCCCGCCTGGAGCGCGAACACGAAGTGGCCGCCGAGGTACAGCGCAGCTTCCTGCCCGACCACATCGACGGCACGGTGCTCAGCGTCGCCGTCGACTACCGGCCCACCGCCCACGGGGCCGAGATCGGCGGCGACTGGTACGACGTCTTCGGCATCCCCGACACCGAACGCGTCGCCCTGGTCATCGGCGATGTCGCCGGGCACCGGCTGTCGGAGGCCATGGTCATGGCGGAGCTGCGCAGCGCGCTGCGCGCCGCCGCGCTGGAGGAAGAGGCCCCGGCCGACCGGGTGGTGTCCCGGGTCGACCGCTACGTCGACACCTACCTCCCCGCGAGCATGGCCACCGCCTGCTTCCTCGTCTACGAACCGGCGGAGGCGCGGCTCACCTACGCCAACGCCGGACACGTGCCACCCCTCCTGCTGCGGGCCGACGGCCGGTGCGAACCCCTCGACGCGGTCGTCGACCCTCCGCTGGGCTGCTCCCTGGGCGCCGCACGGACCCGCGACCGCGTCGGGGTCGGCACCGGCGACATGCTCGTCCTCTACACCGACGGCGTGGTCGAGCGGCGCGGCGAGTCGCTCGACGTCGGCCTCGGCGAGCTCGCCGACCTGCTCACCGGCCTCGGCGGCCCCGGGCCCACGCAGGTGTGCTCCGCGATCATGGAATGGTCCTCGGCCATCGGCCACGCCGACGACCGCGCCGTGCTCGCCGCCCGGTTCTAG
- the guaA gene encoding glutamine-hydrolyzing GMP synthase has product MSLAGASDSTFDTVLVVDFGAQYAQLIARRVRECHVYSEIVPSTMPVGEMLAKNPKAIILSGGPSSVYADGAPQAPAELFETGVPTFGICYGFQAMTQALGGTVARTGLSEFGRTEIEVGTDTLLFDGLPAVQNVWMSHGDSVTEAPSGFRATGTTAGAPVAAFENRERGLYGVQFHPEVMHSEHGQAVLRHFLYDAAGCRPTWTMVNIVDEQVERIRAQVGSKRVICGLSGGVDSAVAGALVQRAVGDRLTCVFVDHGLLRKGEAEQVEKDFVAATGAALKVVDAQERFLAALAGVSEPEEKRKIIGREFIRVFEQAAREVVAESGAAGEEVEFLVQGTLYPDVVESGGGTGTANIKSHHNVGGLPDDLQFTLVEPLRELFKDEVRRVGEELGLPPEMVWRQPFPGPGLGIRIIGEVTRERLDVLREADAIARQELSRAGLDRDIWQCPVVLLADVRSVGVQGDGRTYGHPVVLRPVSSEDAMTADWSRLPYDVLATISNRITNEVREINRVTLDVTSKPPGTIEWE; this is encoded by the coding sequence GTGTCCCTTGCCGGTGCTTCCGATAGCACGTTCGACACCGTCCTCGTCGTGGATTTCGGCGCGCAGTACGCACAGCTGATCGCGCGGCGGGTCCGCGAATGCCACGTCTACAGCGAGATCGTGCCCTCGACCATGCCGGTCGGCGAGATGCTCGCGAAGAACCCCAAGGCCATCATCCTCTCCGGCGGCCCCTCGTCCGTCTACGCCGACGGCGCCCCGCAGGCCCCGGCCGAACTGTTCGAGACGGGCGTCCCGACGTTCGGCATCTGCTACGGCTTCCAGGCGATGACCCAGGCGCTCGGCGGCACCGTCGCCAGGACCGGGCTCAGCGAGTTCGGCCGCACCGAGATCGAGGTCGGCACCGACACCCTCCTGTTCGACGGCCTGCCCGCCGTGCAGAACGTGTGGATGTCGCACGGCGACTCGGTGACCGAGGCCCCCTCCGGCTTCCGCGCGACCGGCACCACCGCCGGCGCCCCCGTCGCCGCGTTCGAGAACCGCGAGCGCGGGCTGTACGGCGTGCAGTTCCACCCCGAGGTGATGCACAGCGAGCACGGCCAGGCCGTCCTCCGCCACTTCCTCTACGACGCCGCCGGGTGCCGCCCCACCTGGACCATGGTGAACATCGTCGACGAGCAGGTCGAGCGGATCCGCGCCCAGGTCGGCAGCAAGCGCGTCATCTGCGGGCTGAGCGGCGGCGTCGACTCCGCCGTCGCCGGCGCCCTGGTCCAGCGCGCCGTGGGCGACCGGCTCACCTGTGTCTTCGTCGACCACGGCCTGCTGCGCAAGGGCGAGGCCGAGCAGGTCGAGAAGGACTTCGTGGCCGCCACCGGCGCCGCGCTCAAGGTCGTCGACGCCCAGGAGCGCTTCCTGGCCGCGCTCGCCGGGGTCAGCGAACCGGAGGAGAAACGCAAGATCATCGGCCGCGAGTTCATCCGCGTCTTCGAGCAGGCGGCCCGCGAGGTCGTCGCCGAGAGCGGTGCGGCCGGCGAAGAGGTCGAGTTCCTGGTGCAGGGCACCCTCTACCCCGACGTCGTCGAGTCCGGCGGCGGCACCGGCACCGCCAACATCAAGTCGCACCACAACGTCGGCGGCCTTCCCGACGACCTCCAGTTCACCCTCGTGGAGCCGCTGCGCGAGCTGTTCAAGGACGAGGTCCGCCGCGTCGGCGAGGAGCTGGGACTGCCCCCGGAGATGGTGTGGCGCCAGCCCTTCCCCGGACCCGGCCTGGGCATCCGCATCATCGGCGAGGTCACCCGCGAGCGCCTGGACGTACTGCGCGAGGCCGATGCCATCGCCCGTCAGGAGCTGAGCCGCGCCGGACTGGACCGCGACATCTGGCAGTGCCCCGTGGTGCTGCTCGCCGACGTGCGCTCGGTCGGGGTGCAGGGCGACGGCCGCACCTACGGCCACCCCGTGGTGCTGCGCCCCGTGAGCAGCGAGGATGCCATGACCGCCGACTGGTCGCGGCTTCCCTATGACGTCCTCGCCACCATCTCCAACCGCATCACCAACGAGGTGCGGGAGATCAACCGGGTGACGCTGGACGTCACCAGCAAGCCGCCGGGCACCATCGAGTGGGAGTGA
- a CDS encoding PspC domain-containing protein: MTDGREPANDTGGPASASGDSPFTSEERELRRHSETGVVTGVCAGLGEYTRIDPVVWRVAFALTALSAGVGVMLYIAAWTVMRDQQGGPAMAEQLLNRRIEGRAVPALLGAGLAAAAALSLVGGFGWGTLVLATPLILGVLVAHNRGVDLRRTYRELPSLLKSREPPPTAPAPEPSPSYYNPAQPWAQAPSGPIDLAVVSGQEPGTAEPQDAGAGGPDAGDGAEGGTRDDGSDWERYMAESARERARAREARRRRKEARKRCGVPLLALVLWAVLAVTGLAFALAGEPSLTALVGPVTGPLYVGGVVVIIGLALLVGAWAGNPRGLITLGVLATLLLVAVSTVNVTAMRFGTADWRPQSAAEATRPFDLTMGAASLDLTRVDLEPGQRVEVAADVAVGRLDVTVPDAARVEVHAATRLGAVAVDDVRRSGTRLDMRMTLEPSGAEAPADGGPEASAEPPTVALALTSYVAEMEVRRETA; encoded by the coding sequence ATGACTGACGGACGTGAGCCGGCGAACGACACCGGAGGCCCGGCGTCGGCCTCCGGCGACTCCCCGTTCACATCTGAGGAGCGGGAGCTGCGCCGACACAGCGAGACCGGTGTGGTCACGGGGGTGTGCGCCGGGCTCGGCGAGTACACGCGGATCGACCCGGTGGTGTGGCGGGTCGCGTTCGCGCTGACGGCGCTGAGCGCCGGAGTCGGGGTGATGCTGTACATCGCCGCCTGGACGGTGATGCGGGACCAGCAGGGCGGTCCGGCCATGGCCGAGCAGCTGCTGAACCGGCGGATCGAGGGGCGGGCGGTGCCCGCGCTGCTCGGCGCGGGGTTGGCGGCGGCCGCGGCGCTGAGCCTGGTGGGCGGGTTCGGCTGGGGCACACTGGTGCTGGCCACGCCGCTGATCCTGGGTGTGCTGGTGGCGCACAACCGCGGGGTGGACCTGCGCCGGACCTATCGTGAGCTGCCGTCCCTGCTGAAGTCGCGGGAGCCGCCGCCGACGGCTCCGGCGCCGGAGCCCAGCCCCTCCTACTACAACCCGGCCCAGCCGTGGGCGCAGGCACCGAGCGGCCCGATCGACCTCGCGGTCGTCTCCGGGCAGGAGCCGGGGACGGCCGAGCCGCAGGACGCGGGCGCGGGCGGCCCGGACGCTGGGGACGGTGCCGAGGGGGGCACGCGGGACGACGGCTCCGACTGGGAGCGGTACATGGCCGAGTCGGCGCGGGAGCGGGCGCGCGCTCGGGAGGCCCGGCGGCGGCGCAAGGAGGCCCGGAAGCGCTGCGGCGTGCCGCTGCTCGCCCTCGTGCTGTGGGCCGTGCTCGCCGTCACCGGCCTGGCCTTCGCCCTGGCCGGGGAGCCGTCACTGACGGCCCTGGTGGGCCCCGTGACCGGCCCGCTGTACGTGGGAGGCGTCGTCGTGATCATCGGCCTGGCCCTGCTGGTGGGGGCGTGGGCCGGAAACCCGCGCGGGCTGATCACCCTGGGTGTGCTGGCCACGCTGCTGCTGGTGGCCGTCTCGACCGTGAACGTGACGGCGATGCGATTCGGTACGGCCGACTGGCGGCCCCAGTCGGCGGCCGAGGCGACGCGGCCCTTCGACCTCACCATGGGCGCGGCCTCGCTGGACCTGACCCGGGTCGACCTGGAGCCCGGTCAGCGTGTCGAGGTCGCCGCGGATGTGGCGGTGGGCAGACTCGACGTCACGGTGCCGGACGCGGCACGCGTGGAGGTCCATGCCGCCACGCGGTTGGGGGCGGTCGCCGTCGACGATGTACGGCGCTCCGGAACACGGCTGGACATGCGGATGACACTGGAGCCGTCCGGCGCCGAGGCGCCGGCGGACGGCGGACCTGAGGCGTCGGCCGAGCCCCCCACGGTGGCTCTGGCCCTGACGTCCTATGTCGCCGAGATGGAGGTGCGGCGTGAAACGGCGTAG
- a CDS encoding PspC domain-containing protein: MTETATGTPRLYRARSGRLLGGVAAGLARHLGIDPVVTRLAFLALGIGGLGIAVYLVLLFFVPLEPETATDTPADGAAPTPAAPAGTGADTATAGESAGRAEHERSRQRGRDISQLLAYLALAGGLGVLFLIFGGVFDPLLWFLVFGALGGAILWQQANPAVRDEWMSATVLQSRKSWVRSGLGVLLIVIGVIGFLGFQQQLQDARAGLTFAAAMIAGISLVAAPWIIGLVRERDRERRERIRNQERAELAAHIHDSVLHTLTLIQRRSDDPREVQRLARVQERALRSWLYQRPADAETTVKPALERVAAEVEEAHGVPIEVVCVGDGPIDDNIQAALRAAREAMVNASKYAGADSISVFGEVDPREVLIFVRDRGTGFDLDGIPEDRMGVRGSIVGRMERHGGSARIRTAPGEGTEVQLRMPRTTESA; encoded by the coding sequence GTGACGGAGACGGCGACCGGGACACCGCGGCTGTACCGGGCCCGCAGCGGGCGGCTGCTCGGCGGTGTCGCGGCGGGCCTCGCCCGGCACCTCGGCATCGACCCGGTCGTCACCCGGCTCGCGTTCCTCGCCCTGGGGATCGGCGGCCTCGGCATCGCCGTCTACCTGGTTCTGCTCTTCTTCGTCCCGCTGGAACCCGAAACCGCGACCGACACCCCCGCAGACGGCGCCGCACCCACGCCCGCCGCCCCCGCGGGTACGGGCGCGGACACGGCCACAGCCGGTGAGAGCGCCGGGCGGGCCGAACACGAACGCTCCCGCCAGCGCGGGCGCGACATCAGCCAGCTGCTCGCCTACCTGGCGCTCGCCGGCGGCCTGGGCGTGCTCTTCCTCATCTTCGGCGGCGTCTTCGACCCGCTCCTGTGGTTCCTCGTCTTCGGTGCCCTCGGCGGCGCCATCCTGTGGCAGCAGGCCAACCCCGCCGTGCGCGACGAGTGGATGTCGGCGACCGTCCTGCAGAGCCGCAAGAGCTGGGTCCGCAGCGGCCTGGGTGTCCTCCTCATCGTCATCGGCGTCATCGGCTTCCTCGGATTCCAGCAGCAGCTCCAGGACGCGCGCGCCGGCCTGACCTTCGCCGCGGCCATGATCGCCGGGATCTCCCTCGTCGCCGCCCCTTGGATCATCGGCCTGGTCCGCGAACGCGACCGCGAGCGCCGCGAGCGCATCCGCAACCAGGAGCGGGCCGAACTCGCCGCGCACATCCACGACTCCGTGCTGCACACCCTCACCCTCATCCAGCGGCGCAGTGACGACCCGCGCGAGGTCCAGCGCCTGGCCCGCGTGCAGGAGCGCGCCCTGCGCAGCTGGCTCTACCAGCGCCCCGCCGACGCCGAGACCACCGTGAAGCCCGCACTCGAACGGGTCGCCGCCGAGGTGGAGGAAGCGCACGGCGTCCCCATCGAGGTGGTGTGCGTCGGCGACGGCCCCATCGACGACAACATCCAGGCGGCGCTGCGCGCCGCCCGCGAGGCCATGGTGAACGCTTCCAAGTACGCGGGTGCCGACTCCATCTCGGTGTTCGGCGAAGTCGACCCGCGGGAGGTGCTGATCTTCGTCCGCGACCGGGGCACCGGATTCGACCTCGACGGCATCCCCGAGGACCGCATGGGCGTGCGCGGATCCATCGTCGGGCGCATGGAGCGGCACGGGGGCAGTGCCCGCATCCGCACCGCCCCCGGAGAGGGCACCGAGGTGCAGCTGCGCATGCCCCGCACCACCGAGAGCGCCTGA
- a CDS encoding response regulator gives MGRVRHVDDNSTFASGDAVPRVVIVDDHRLFRSGVRGELGDAVEVVGEAGDVDSAVRVIGEQRPDLVLLDVHLPGGGGVEVLRRVLGSHPEIRFLALSVSDAAEDVIGVVRGGARGYVTKTISGKELANAIVRVADGDAVFSPRLAGFVLDAFAATDAPPMDPELDRLTQREREVLRLIARGYAYKEVAKELFISVKTVETHVSSVLRKLQLSNRHELSRWATARKLV, from the coding sequence ATGGGTAGAGTCCGACATGTGGACGACAACAGCACTTTTGCCAGCGGAGACGCGGTACCGCGCGTCGTGATCGTGGACGACCACCGGCTCTTTCGCAGCGGGGTCCGCGGCGAACTCGGCGACGCCGTCGAGGTCGTGGGCGAGGCCGGTGACGTCGACAGCGCCGTGCGCGTCATCGGCGAGCAGCGGCCCGACCTCGTCCTCCTCGACGTCCACCTGCCCGGAGGAGGTGGCGTGGAGGTGCTGCGCCGCGTCCTCGGCTCGCACCCCGAGATCCGCTTCCTGGCGCTGTCCGTGTCCGACGCCGCCGAGGACGTGATCGGTGTCGTCCGCGGCGGCGCCCGCGGCTACGTCACCAAGACGATCTCCGGCAAGGAACTCGCCAACGCCATCGTGCGGGTCGCCGACGGCGACGCCGTGTTCTCCCCGCGTCTGGCCGGGTTCGTGCTCGACGCCTTCGCGGCCACCGACGCCCCGCCGATGGATCCCGAGCTCGACCGGCTCACCCAGCGCGAACGCGAGGTCCTGCGCCTCATCGCCCGCGGATACGCCTACAAGGAAGTGGCCAAGGAGCTGTTCATCTCGGTGAAGACGGTGGAGACCCACGTCTCCTCGGTGCTGCGCAAGCTGCAGCTGTCCAACCGGCATGAGCTGAGCCGCTGGGCGACGGCGCGCAAACTCGTCTGA